In Acipenser ruthenus chromosome 15, fAciRut3.2 maternal haplotype, whole genome shotgun sequence, a genomic segment contains:
- the LOC117418010 gene encoding HEAT repeat-containing protein 4-like isoform X2, giving the protein MDSPSLFSHTSSLLPEQEGPAVPEQEGPHVPEQEGPRVPKLSRVLVDSRAEPLLLPKSLCILQTRRHTRLQRQLLRTASSGLTFSQDVVRDRGPSSLPYSQRDTRGLFDPSGLLGPPARTKQRGAPRMDTPRHMPCHLWTGDRAKRRDPDSKAGPRGVPLVSEQDRETGRVKEKGNEQPAVFLTEPDSPPHGRVSAGMVASLGAIDKDGVRDQWDELLLAQISKTTAQGGHEARRQSLLRGCYGSSSATDLVPEDPMNPEDFRDCRELPPGSGIETVQKAVPETPLPLYYRAPGFSRAQTQSSEPGGINLTADTLRVKHLQPLPPPRLQDSLNPRAGAHVYSTENPFEQELYSGISSQVHQRDERRRDWIIMENTSEYRKNLQEQFPRAPEQWNKAGGARETTPKRTGVLRPVKGGRRWLALPSPADYTETGLRPPDTSWPDTRPVYTRTPHRPLQELSGWRYTVDEWRKAWKHMTRWQDVTVEGLKKDLTDMHCHVRVIAIATCASGAVNRPSPELNPSKEALRGGIQAMTAEVQPVPEELQPLLRAALADPSDRVRFAAALCQYAMGAGNAMAREILQGALSDSALGRDADSWAAAQCLALEGEGSAAVVQRLISQLFDTDVEGDREQATALLARLTNTTTVVRSLLAEKLNSGNWRERTLSCHTLARLQGSFNKDLTNKLTFLMWNDWHSKVRQAAAQTLGRMGLGKEVHDELRSKLCEDSPCWRVVALSLLAQLGIMTAKLLPAFLSCFNNDFVAVRQQACLTAATMRIPDELVFNQLLRMMQNEPVKEIKASAIHALGQTGHVTPALRELLLWALHHEEEPVVRFAAGDAIIALNLTGSDLQDLLLDRLSLEPHLLVRRKVAEIQAKLGFSQEGSKNLVHKVKQQVHRLCSKRIITQKVLRLEELEETLVQKALRIDLRTQPGLSDDPRDIARLLGDCFPARSPPNSAPLQLESELPLYDTESQSLSDTFRSSSAATRASFASPRTPTLFSHDTEDEEAEPQRPITRGRAKSFRSCGQSHHRPVSGSAVSLSQGHSRPSCDLEEQVL; this is encoded by the exons ATGGACAGCCCCAGCCTCTTCTCCCACACCAGCTCCCTATTACCAGAGCAGGAGGGTCCCGCCGTCCCAGAGCAGGAGGGTCCCCATGTCCCAGAGCAGGAAGGTCCACGTGTCCCAAAGCTGTCCAGAGTGTTAGTGGACAGCAGGGCAGAGCCCCTGCTCCTCCCCAAGTCCCTGTGCATCCTGCAGACCCGCAGACACACACGCCTCCAACGGCAGCTGCTGCGCACCGCCAGCTCGGGACTCACCTTCTCCCAGGATGTGGTGAGGGACAGGGGCCCCTCCAGCCTGCCCTACAGCCAGAGGGACACCCGGGGGCTGTTCGACCCATCAGGACTCCTGGGTCCCCCAGCCAGGACCAAGCAGAGGGGCGCGCCCAGGATGGACACCCCGCGACACATGCCGTGCCACCTGTGGACGGGAGACCGGGCAAAAAGGAGGGACCCTGATAGCAAAGCAGGCCCTCGGGGGGTTCCACTGGTCTCGGAGCAGGACAGGGAAACGGGGAGGGTGAAGGAGAAGGGGAATGAGCAGCCTGCTGTTTTCCTCACGGAGCCTGATTCGCCCCCTCACGGCCGTGTCTCTGCCGGAATGGTAGCGTCGTTGGGCGCCATCGATAAGGACGGGGTCCGGGATCAGTGGGATGAGCTCCTCCTGGCTCAGATCTCAAAGACCACGGCGCAGGGCGGGCACGAGGCCAGGCGGCAGAGCCTCCTCCGGGGCTGCTACGGCTCCTCCAGCGCCACCGACCTGGTCCCAGAGGATCCTATGAACCCTGAGGACTTCCGCGACTGCAGGGAGCTGCCCCCTGGCTCGGGCATCGAGACTGTGCAGAAGGCCGTGCCAGAGACACCCCTCCCGCTGTACTACAG agCCCCTGGGTTCTCCCGGGCCCAGACCCAGTCCAGCGAGCCCGGAGGCATTAACCTGACTGCAGACACTCTGAGAGTGAAGCACCTGcagcccctccctcccccccgccTGCAGGACAGTCTGAACCCCCGGGCTGGGGCTCACGTGTACAGCACAGAGAACCCCTTCGAACAGGAGCTGTACTCAG GGATCTCCAGCCAGGTGCACCAGCGGGATGAGAGGCGCAGGGACTGGATCATCATGGAAAACACCTCGGAATACCGCAAGAACCTCCAGGAGCAATTCCCACGCGCCCCGGAGCAGTGGAACAAAGCAGGGGGCGCACGGGAGACAACCCCGAAACGTACAG GTGTGCTGAGGCCAGTGAAAGGAGGGCGGAGGTGGCTGGCGCTGCCCAGCCCAGCTGACTACACAGAAACCGGGCTGAGACCCCCGGACACAAGCTGGCCGGACACAAGACCCGTCTACACCCGGACCCCACACCGCCCCCTGCAGGAGCTGTCGGGGTGGCGGTACACCGTGGATGAGTGGAGGAAAGCCTGGAAGCACA TGACCCGCTGGCAGGATGTGACAGTGGAGGGACTGAAGAAGGACCTGACTGACATGCACTGCCATGTCCGGGTCATCGCCATAGCAACCTGCGCATCGGGAGCGGTCAACCGACCCAGTCCTGAACTTAATCCCTCCAAGGAAG CGCTGAGGGGCGGTATCCAGGCCATGACCGCGGAGGTGCAGCCTGTCCCAGAGGAGCTGCAGCCCCTGCTGAGGGCCGCCCTCGCCGACCCCAGCGACCGTGTCCGCTTCGCAGCCGCGCTGTGCCAGTACGCCATGGGGGCCGGCAACGCCATGGCCAGGGAGATACTGCAGGGGGCGCTGTCAGACA GTGCTCTGGGTCGGGATGCAGACAGCTGGGCAGCAGCTCAGTGCCTGGCCctggagggggaggggagcgCAGCGGTGGTGCAGAGGCTAATTTCCCAACTCTTCGATACGGACGTGGAGGGCGACAGGGAGCAGGCTACTGCCCTGCTGGCCAGGCTGACCAACACCACG actGTGGTGCGCTCCCTGCTGGCAGAGAAACTGAACAGCGGGAACTGGAGGGAGCGGACCCTGTCCTGCCACACCCTGGCTCGTCTGCAGGGGTCCTTTAATAAG GACCTGACTAACAAGCTGACCTTCCTCATGTGGAATGACTGGCACAGTAaagtgcgccaggctgcagcacagacactgggCAGGATGGGGCTGGGCAAGGAGGTGCACGATGAACTGAG GTCGAAGTTGTGCGAGGACTCCCCCTGTTGGCGTGTAGTGGCGCTGTCTCTCTTGGCCCAGCTGGGCATCATGACGGCCAAGCTGCTCCCCGCGTTTCTAAGCTGCTTCAACAATGACTTTGTGGCCGTGCGCCAACAGGCCTGTCTCACAGCTGCCACGATGCGCATACCAGACGAGCTG GTTTTCAACCAGCTGCTTCGTATGATGCAGAACGAGCCTGTCAAGGAGATCAAAGCCAGTGCCATTCACG CCCTGGGGCAGACTGGCCACGTCACCCCCGCCCTGCGTGAGCTGCTGCTGTGGGCACTGCACCACGAGGAGGAGCCCGTGGTCCGCTTCGCTGCGGGAGATGCCATCATAGCGCTGAACCTGACTGGGTCCGACCTACAGGACCTGCTGCTAGACCGGCTCAGCCTAGAGCCCCACCTACTGGTCAGGAG GAAAGTCGCTGAAATCCAGGCCAAACTCGGCTTCAGCCAAGAGGGGAGCAAGAACTTGGTCCACAAAGTCAAACAGCAG GTCCACAGGCTGTGCAGTAAGCGCATCATCACTCAAAAGGTGCTGAGGCTGGAGGAGTTAGAGGAAACACTGGTACAGAAGGCATTACGAATCGACCTGCGCACTCAGCCAGGCCTGTCGGACGATCCCAGAGACATAGCCAGGCTACTGGGGGACTGCTTCCCAG CCCGCAGTCCACCCAACTCTGCACCCCTGCAGCTGGAGTCGGAGCTGCCCTTGTACGACACAGAGAGTCAG TCTCTTTCAGACACTTTCAGGTCATCCAGCGCAGCCACTCGAGCGAGCTTCGCCTCGCCGCGCACGCCAACGCTCTTTTCACATGACACTGAGGATGAGGAGGCGGAGCCACAGCGACCAATCACAAGAGGACGTGCAAAATCCTTCAGATCCTGCGGGCAGTCACATCATCGGCCAGTCTCTGGCAGCGCTGTCTCATTATCACAGGGACACAGCCGCCCGTCATGTGACCTGGAGGAGCAGGTTTTATAA
- the LOC117422161 gene encoding transmembrane protein 151B-like yields the protein MLSPELETETAAEDTAPSTPNGEEDIPAGTDVLEEQRPVKQSLGASMCREAHWRCLLLSLLLYSCLGTVAWCQITGLGFSSSSTSSSTQRPPSLGSLPMRGGSSGMPERIRPYDSRPCGEGYVYIPLTCMLILYAVYLAECWHWRLRCGLQCRADVESVYDRVLRMRQARPCVWWKAISYHFVRRTRQVTHYRNGETYTTMQVYHERVNTNVAEGEFDYSHCGGVRDLSRDLRGLDEHTVTRLRFTKCFSFAGARAESAYLSQRHRFFTQTEGLDEYMEAREGMQLKNVDFKEQLMAYVDLDRPPWYASPAAFWLATLLLLSWPLRVLAEYRTAFVHYRVEKLFGLEYEEGSPSPEDQEELRLDGGVERSRLPRAETVDSTELEWHICSNRQLVPSYSEAMLMDLAGSQNGFLRGSFPGRSYGTLVQDCESCLREGGGRQCGGAGSSSCSSIFSRHSLSSRLSQDTARFSLCRMHGSRRTMGLWRSRSSTLTAERCCLDEASCCRSYSSQLALNDSPPTYRDAHFFPVLIVHCPEGGSGEGRRYYIRRGSCCLETAL from the exons ATGCTCTCTCCCGAGTTGGAAACCGAAACTGCGGCAGAAGACACGGCCCCCAGCACCCCGAATGGAGAGGAGGATATCCCGGCTGGCACTGATGTGCTGGAGGAG CAGCGGCCGGTGAAGCAGTCCCTGGGTGCCTCCATGTGTCGGGAGGCTCACTGGCGGTGCCTGCTGCTGTCCCTGCTCCTGTACAGCTGCCTGGGCACAGTGGCATGGTGCCAGATCACCGGACTgggcttctcctcctcctccacaaGCTCCTCCACGCAGCGCCCCCCTTCCCTGGGGTCCCTGCCCATGCGAGGGGGCAGCTCGGGCATGCCGGAGCGGATCAGGCCCTACGACAGCAGGCCCTGCGGGGAGGGCTACGTGTACATCCCGCTGACATGCATGCTCATTCTGTACGCTGTGTACCTGGCGGAGTGCTGGCACTGGCGGCTGCGCTGCGGGCTCCAGTGCAGGGCGGACGTGGAGAGCGTGTACGACAGGGTGCTGCGCATGCGGCAGGCGCGGCCCTGCGTCTGGTGGAAGGCCATCAGCTACCACTTTGTGCGCCGGACAAGGCAGGTGACCCACTACCGCAACGGGGAGACCTACACCACCATGCAGGTCTACCACGAGCGGGTCAACACCAACGTGGCCGAGGGGGAGTTCGACTACAGCCACTGCGGAGGGGTGCGGGACCTGTCCCGGGACCTGCGGGGGCTCGATGAGCACACAGTGACCAGGCTGCGCTTCACCAAGTGCTTCAGCTTCGCGGGGGCCAGGGCGGAGAGCGCCTATCTGAGCCAGCGCCATCGCTTCTTCACCCAGACCGAGGGGCTGGACGAGTACATGGAGGCGCGGGAGGGCATGCAGCTGAAGAACGTGGACTTTAAGGAACAGCTCATGGCTTACGTGGACCTCGACCGGCCCCCCTGGTACGCCTCCCCTGCTGCCTTCTGGCTGGccaccctcctcctcctgtcctgGCCCCTGCGCGTGCTCGCGGAGTACCGCACCGCCTTCGTGCACTACCGCGTGGAGAAGCTCTTCGGGCTGGAGTATGAAGAGGGCTCCCCCTCACCCGAGGACCAGGAGGAGCTGCGGCTGGATGGGGGAGTGGAGCGGAGTCGACTCCCCCGGGCGGAGACAGTCGACAGCACGGAGCTGGAGTGGCATATCTGCTCCAACCGGCAGCTCGTCCCCAGCTACTCCGAGGCCATGCTGATGGACCTGGCTGGCTCCCAGAACGGCTTCCTGAGAGGAAGCTTCCCGGGCCGCAGCTACGGGACTCTGGTGCAGGACTGCGAGAGCTGCTTGCGGGAGGGAGGCGGGAGGCAGTGTGGTGGCGCCGGGAGCTCCAGCTGCTCCTCCATCTTCTCCCGGCACAGCCTCAGCTCGCGGCTCTCGCAAGACACGGCGCGGTTCTCGCTGTGCCGCATGCACGGCTCGAGGCGCACGATGGGGCTGTGGAGGAGCCGCAGCAGCACGCTGACGGCCGAGCGCTGCTGCCTGGACGAGGCCTCCTGCTGCCGCTCCTACTCCAGCCAGCTGGCCCTCAACGACAGCCCCCCCACCTACAGGGATGCGCACTTCTTCCCTGTGCTCATCGTGCACTGCCCCGAGGGGGGCTCCGGGGAGGGGCGCAGATACTACATCCGCAGGGGGTCCTGCTGCCTCGAGACTGCCCTCTGA
- the LOC117418010 gene encoding HEAT repeat-containing protein 4-like isoform X1 produces the protein MDSPSLFSHTSSLLPEQEGPAVPEQEGPHVPEQEGPRVPKLSRVLVDSRAEPLLLPKSLCILQTRRHTRLQRQLLRTASSGLTFSQDVVRDRGPSSLPYSQRDTRGLFDPSGLLGPPARTKQRGAPRMDTPRHMPCHLWTGDRAKRRDPDSKAGPRGVPLVSEQDRETGRVKEKGNEQPAVFLTEPDSPPHGRVSAGMVASLGAIDKDGVRDQWDELLLAQISKTTAQGGHEARRQSLLRGCYGSSSATDLVPEDPMNPEDFRDCRELPPGSGIETVQKAVPETPLPLYYRAPGFSRAQTQSSEPGGINLTADTLRVKHLQPLPPPRLQDSLNPRAGAHVYSTENPFEQELYSGISSQVHQRDERRRDWIIMENTSEYRKNLQEQFPRAPEQWNKAGGARETTPKRTGVLRPVKGGRRWLALPSPADYTETGLRPPDTSWPDTRPVYTRTPHRPLQELSGWRYTVDEWRKAWKHMTRWQDVTVEGLKKDLTDMHCHVRVIAIATCASGAVNRPSPELNPSKEAALRGGIQAMTAEVQPVPEELQPLLRAALADPSDRVRFAAALCQYAMGAGNAMAREILQGALSDSALGRDADSWAAAQCLALEGEGSAAVVQRLISQLFDTDVEGDREQATALLARLTNTTTVVRSLLAEKLNSGNWRERTLSCHTLARLQGSFNKDLTNKLTFLMWNDWHSKVRQAAAQTLGRMGLGKEVHDELRSKLCEDSPCWRVVALSLLAQLGIMTAKLLPAFLSCFNNDFVAVRQQACLTAATMRIPDELVFNQLLRMMQNEPVKEIKASAIHALGQTGHVTPALRELLLWALHHEEEPVVRFAAGDAIIALNLTGSDLQDLLLDRLSLEPHLLVRRKVAEIQAKLGFSQEGSKNLVHKVKQQVHRLCSKRIITQKVLRLEELEETLVQKALRIDLRTQPGLSDDPRDIARLLGDCFPARSPPNSAPLQLESELPLYDTESQSLSDTFRSSSAATRASFASPRTPTLFSHDTEDEEAEPQRPITRGRAKSFRSCGQSHHRPVSGSAVSLSQGHSRPSCDLEEQVL, from the exons ATGGACAGCCCCAGCCTCTTCTCCCACACCAGCTCCCTATTACCAGAGCAGGAGGGTCCCGCCGTCCCAGAGCAGGAGGGTCCCCATGTCCCAGAGCAGGAAGGTCCACGTGTCCCAAAGCTGTCCAGAGTGTTAGTGGACAGCAGGGCAGAGCCCCTGCTCCTCCCCAAGTCCCTGTGCATCCTGCAGACCCGCAGACACACACGCCTCCAACGGCAGCTGCTGCGCACCGCCAGCTCGGGACTCACCTTCTCCCAGGATGTGGTGAGGGACAGGGGCCCCTCCAGCCTGCCCTACAGCCAGAGGGACACCCGGGGGCTGTTCGACCCATCAGGACTCCTGGGTCCCCCAGCCAGGACCAAGCAGAGGGGCGCGCCCAGGATGGACACCCCGCGACACATGCCGTGCCACCTGTGGACGGGAGACCGGGCAAAAAGGAGGGACCCTGATAGCAAAGCAGGCCCTCGGGGGGTTCCACTGGTCTCGGAGCAGGACAGGGAAACGGGGAGGGTGAAGGAGAAGGGGAATGAGCAGCCTGCTGTTTTCCTCACGGAGCCTGATTCGCCCCCTCACGGCCGTGTCTCTGCCGGAATGGTAGCGTCGTTGGGCGCCATCGATAAGGACGGGGTCCGGGATCAGTGGGATGAGCTCCTCCTGGCTCAGATCTCAAAGACCACGGCGCAGGGCGGGCACGAGGCCAGGCGGCAGAGCCTCCTCCGGGGCTGCTACGGCTCCTCCAGCGCCACCGACCTGGTCCCAGAGGATCCTATGAACCCTGAGGACTTCCGCGACTGCAGGGAGCTGCCCCCTGGCTCGGGCATCGAGACTGTGCAGAAGGCCGTGCCAGAGACACCCCTCCCGCTGTACTACAG agCCCCTGGGTTCTCCCGGGCCCAGACCCAGTCCAGCGAGCCCGGAGGCATTAACCTGACTGCAGACACTCTGAGAGTGAAGCACCTGcagcccctccctcccccccgccTGCAGGACAGTCTGAACCCCCGGGCTGGGGCTCACGTGTACAGCACAGAGAACCCCTTCGAACAGGAGCTGTACTCAG GGATCTCCAGCCAGGTGCACCAGCGGGATGAGAGGCGCAGGGACTGGATCATCATGGAAAACACCTCGGAATACCGCAAGAACCTCCAGGAGCAATTCCCACGCGCCCCGGAGCAGTGGAACAAAGCAGGGGGCGCACGGGAGACAACCCCGAAACGTACAG GTGTGCTGAGGCCAGTGAAAGGAGGGCGGAGGTGGCTGGCGCTGCCCAGCCCAGCTGACTACACAGAAACCGGGCTGAGACCCCCGGACACAAGCTGGCCGGACACAAGACCCGTCTACACCCGGACCCCACACCGCCCCCTGCAGGAGCTGTCGGGGTGGCGGTACACCGTGGATGAGTGGAGGAAAGCCTGGAAGCACA TGACCCGCTGGCAGGATGTGACAGTGGAGGGACTGAAGAAGGACCTGACTGACATGCACTGCCATGTCCGGGTCATCGCCATAGCAACCTGCGCATCGGGAGCGGTCAACCGACCCAGTCCTGAACTTAATCCCTCCAAGGAAG CAGCGCTGAGGGGCGGTATCCAGGCCATGACCGCGGAGGTGCAGCCTGTCCCAGAGGAGCTGCAGCCCCTGCTGAGGGCCGCCCTCGCCGACCCCAGCGACCGTGTCCGCTTCGCAGCCGCGCTGTGCCAGTACGCCATGGGGGCCGGCAACGCCATGGCCAGGGAGATACTGCAGGGGGCGCTGTCAGACA GTGCTCTGGGTCGGGATGCAGACAGCTGGGCAGCAGCTCAGTGCCTGGCCctggagggggaggggagcgCAGCGGTGGTGCAGAGGCTAATTTCCCAACTCTTCGATACGGACGTGGAGGGCGACAGGGAGCAGGCTACTGCCCTGCTGGCCAGGCTGACCAACACCACG actGTGGTGCGCTCCCTGCTGGCAGAGAAACTGAACAGCGGGAACTGGAGGGAGCGGACCCTGTCCTGCCACACCCTGGCTCGTCTGCAGGGGTCCTTTAATAAG GACCTGACTAACAAGCTGACCTTCCTCATGTGGAATGACTGGCACAGTAaagtgcgccaggctgcagcacagacactgggCAGGATGGGGCTGGGCAAGGAGGTGCACGATGAACTGAG GTCGAAGTTGTGCGAGGACTCCCCCTGTTGGCGTGTAGTGGCGCTGTCTCTCTTGGCCCAGCTGGGCATCATGACGGCCAAGCTGCTCCCCGCGTTTCTAAGCTGCTTCAACAATGACTTTGTGGCCGTGCGCCAACAGGCCTGTCTCACAGCTGCCACGATGCGCATACCAGACGAGCTG GTTTTCAACCAGCTGCTTCGTATGATGCAGAACGAGCCTGTCAAGGAGATCAAAGCCAGTGCCATTCACG CCCTGGGGCAGACTGGCCACGTCACCCCCGCCCTGCGTGAGCTGCTGCTGTGGGCACTGCACCACGAGGAGGAGCCCGTGGTCCGCTTCGCTGCGGGAGATGCCATCATAGCGCTGAACCTGACTGGGTCCGACCTACAGGACCTGCTGCTAGACCGGCTCAGCCTAGAGCCCCACCTACTGGTCAGGAG GAAAGTCGCTGAAATCCAGGCCAAACTCGGCTTCAGCCAAGAGGGGAGCAAGAACTTGGTCCACAAAGTCAAACAGCAG GTCCACAGGCTGTGCAGTAAGCGCATCATCACTCAAAAGGTGCTGAGGCTGGAGGAGTTAGAGGAAACACTGGTACAGAAGGCATTACGAATCGACCTGCGCACTCAGCCAGGCCTGTCGGACGATCCCAGAGACATAGCCAGGCTACTGGGGGACTGCTTCCCAG CCCGCAGTCCACCCAACTCTGCACCCCTGCAGCTGGAGTCGGAGCTGCCCTTGTACGACACAGAGAGTCAG TCTCTTTCAGACACTTTCAGGTCATCCAGCGCAGCCACTCGAGCGAGCTTCGCCTCGCCGCGCACGCCAACGCTCTTTTCACATGACACTGAGGATGAGGAGGCGGAGCCACAGCGACCAATCACAAGAGGACGTGCAAAATCCTTCAGATCCTGCGGGCAGTCACATCATCGGCCAGTCTCTGGCAGCGCTGTCTCATTATCACAGGGACACAGCCGCCCGTCATGTGACCTGGAGGAGCAGGTTTTATAA